The following DNA comes from Jatrophihabitans sp..
CTGCGGCACCTGCAGGCAGGCCGGCCGGCTCGCCGCTGGCGGATGGCGGCGCACTGCCCCGACGCGGCCAGCGCGGTGGCATGGCTTCGCGCGGCGGCCGGGGTGCTGGCACCGCCCGGCGAGGCCGGCGAGCCGGTCGAGGCGACTCTTCTGGTCGAGGCGAATCAGCCGGTTAGGGGCGACCACCCGGTCGAGGGCAGTCTGGTCGAGGGCGATCAGCCGGTCGAGGCGCTGGCCGCCGCCTGGCTGCGCGGCGCCTTGATCCGCTGGCCGGCCGGACCGGCTCAGCCGCCGTGGGATTTCCCGCCGCCGGCGTTCGAGCTCGCGGACTACGACTTCGAGCGTGTCGGGTCCCAGTCCGTCAAGTCCGCTCGGGCCGCCGGCCGGCTCGCTCCGGGCGCCGGCGAGCGGCTGCCCGAGCACGCCTGGCTGCACCAGCCGCAGTGGGTGCGATGGCGCCGCGCCGCTGCCGGCGCCGGCGCCGGGACCTCGCGGCTGCTGGTCACGATGACGGCCGAGCCGCTGCCGGCCGAGGCGCTGCGGGCCTTCGACGAGGTCTACCCCAGGGTGGTCCGGGTCAGCGCCGGAGACGCCTTCGCCAAGCTGTCCGACGACGCCTACCAGGTCGATCCGGGGAGCCCCGCATCGCTGGCGAGACTGCTGACGGAGCTGGGCGTCGCCGCCCAGGCCGGTATCGACTGGCTGCACGCGCTGCCGCTGGCGGTCGCCGGACCGGTGGGCCAGCCCGCGCTGGACCGCGCCGGCTGGGCCTGCCTGGACACGCCGGCCGCGCTGCTGCAGGCGGCGGACGGCCTGCCGGCGGCTGCCGGGCTGCGGCCGTGGTGGCTGTCCTACCTCGGCCAGCCGGTCGATGGCGACGTGGCCCGGCCCGAGTTCGGGCTGCTGGCCGGCGCCTGCGAGGTGGCGCCGCAGGAGTGCGCTGTCGACGGGCGGTGGCTGGACCTGCCCAGCTCGGACCCGGCCGACTGGGCGGCTCCGCTGGCCGCGCTGCTGGCCGGGACGGACGCCGACGCCGGGCCCGGGACCGCTGCCGGGTTGCCACGCCGGCTGGCGCTGCGGCAGGGCTACTGGTGGCAGCCCGCGATGCTGCCGGTGACCGCGCCGGAGCCGGTCGCCGCCTGGTACCCGGCCAATGGACACCCGCCCGCCGGCCACTCAGCCAACGGACACCTGGCCAACGGACACCTGGCTGCCAGCCACTCGATGCCTGGCGAGCTGCCGGTCGACGGTGGCCGTTACCTGGTCCTGGGCGGCACGGGCGGTATCGGCAGCAGCATCGCCGGCTGGCTGCTGGCCCAGGCCGACTGCCGGGTGGTCCTGCTGGCCCGGCGCGCGACGCTGCCGGCTGCCTTGGCGGGCTGGGCCGACCGGGTCGAGCTGGTCGAGGCCGACCTGACCCAGGAGCCGGTCGAGACGGTGCTGGCCCGGCTCGAGCGACGCCTGGACCGGCTCGACGGGGTGGTGCACGCCGCAGGGGTGGCGGCCGGCGCTCTGATCGCCCGGCGGGACGCGGCCGCGATGCGCCAGGCGATGGCCGCCAAGCTGCGCGGCTGCCTGCTGATTGAGGGCCTCATCCAGCGCTACCAGCCGGACTTCGCCGCCTACTGCTCCTCGATGTCAGCCTTGTTCGGAGGCATCGGTCAGCTCGACTACGCCGCTGCCAACGGTCTGATGGACGGCTTCGCCCGCCATCGCGGCGGTCCGGCCGAGAGCACGCTGCGCCTCGGCATCGACTGGGACGTCTGGAGCGAGGTGGGCATGGCACGCCAGGCGCTGCGGACCGATGCCCGGCACCAGGCGCACCTGGCCGTCGGGCTCAGGGTGGTCGAGGGCCAGCGGGTGTTCGCGCGGGCGTTGCGGCTGCAGCTGCCCCAGCTGCTGGTGAGCACCACCGCCCTGGAGCAGGCCGGCAGTTTCTACGCCACACCGGCCGGCGCCGACCATCACGCGCACCGGGCAGCCGTCCCGCCGGCCGACGGTGCGGGGACGGAGCCGGCAGCGGCTTCGGTGAGCGCGGCCGGTTCGGTGAGCGCGGCCGGCTCGATGAGCGAGGCCCGCTTGGTGGCCGAGCACCTGGCCGACTGCCTGTGCCGGTGGCTGGGCGTGGACGAGCTCGATCCCACTGCGTCGCTGTATGACCTGGGCGCCGATTCACTCGTCCTGCTGGACCTGATCGGTGAGGTGAAGCAGCACTTCGGCGTCGACATCGAGCTGGCCCGGCTGAGCCACCGAGCCAGCCTGTCCGAGGTGCTGGCCCAGTACGAGGTGACCGCCGGCCTTCCGGCTGGCAGCACCGCGACCGGCGGCACCGCGGCGGGCGGCACGGCGACGGGCGGCACGGCGACGGGCAGCACCGCAGCGGGCGGCACCACCGAAGCCGGCGCCGACGACAACACCGAGTCCGGCGAGCTGGTGCAGGTCGAAGTCTGGCAGGCCGGCACCGGCAGCGACCTGCTGTGCCTGATCCATCCGGTGGGCGGTGACATCCAGGCCTACCGGTCGCTGGTGTCGGCCCTGGATCCGCGGCTGACCGTCTGCCTGATCGCCGACCCCGCGCTGTACCGGCCGGAGCTGCCGCCCTGGTCGTTGGCCGAGCGGGCCCGGCGCTATCACCAGGCGCTGGCCGAGCGCTTTCCTCAAGCCGAGTGGCGCTGGCGGCTGGCCGGCTGGTCGTTCGGCGCGTGGGTCGCGCTGGCGATGGCCGCCGAGAGCGAGGCGGCCGGCCAGCCCGCCGCCGGGCTCTACCTGCTCGACCCGCCGTCACCGGGCAGCGGGGCATCGCTGCAGAGCTATGACGAGCAGCAGCTGCGGACGGTCTTCGCGTTGGAACTCGGGGCGGGCGCGCGGTCGAACCCGGGCGCCGAGGGCGCCGAAGGGACCCCGGCTGAAGCGCCAGCGGCCGGATCCGCGCACTCCGAGGCGGCGGCCTACGCCGACCGGTTGGCACGCTGCTGCCGCGCCAACCTGGCCAGCATGGCGCACTACGAGCTGCCGCGCCTGGCCGAGACGCCGAGCGAGCTGTGGCTGGCCGACCAGCCGGTGGCGGGCCTGCCCGAGCAGGATCCGGCGGCCGAGCGGCGACAGCTGTGGCAGGCGCTGCTGCCGGGGCTGATCAGCTGCTCGGTGCTGGACACCACCCACGACGGCGTCCTGCGTCCTCCAGTGGTGCAGGCGGTCGCCGAGACCATGAACGCGGCCATCGACGCCGCCGTGCTGGCGGTGTATGAGAACTGCTGACCGCATGAGAACCACCAGCCGTACGAGGACCGCCCGCCGCACGAAACCGCTACCTGGCCGAACGAAACCGCTACCTGAAGGAAGGGCCACGTGAACACCGACGAGCACTGGTTCACCGCCGGCACCGATCCGGCCGGTGCGATGCGGCTGTTCCTCTTCCCCTTCGCGGGCGGCAACGCCAACAGCTTCCTACCCTGGCAGGAGCTGCTCGGACCGCGGCTGGAACTGCGGGTCGCCCAGCTGCCCGGTCGCGGCGTCCGGCTGTTCGACCCGCCGCTGGCCGACCTGGACGAGCTGGTCGCGCGGCTGACCCGGGCGGTCACCGGCCTGGCCGACCGGCCGTTCGCCTTCTTCGGTCACAGTCTCGGCGCGCTGGTGGCCTTCGAGGTGGCCCGGCAGCTGCGCCGGGCCGGCCGGCCCGCGCCGATCAGCCTCTGGGTCTCCGGCGCCGAGAGCCCCCGGACCCGGCTGGTGCGCCGCCGACTGCACACGCTGGCAGACGCCGACCTGATCGCGGCGCTGGTCGATTACAACGGCACGCCCGCTGAGATGCTGCAGAACCAGGAGCTTATGCAGCTGGTGCTGCCCGGGGTGCGCGCTGACTTCGCCCTGAACGAACGCTATCTCTACCGGCCCGAGCCGCCCCTGGACCTGCCGATCCACCTGCTGCTCGGCGATCAGGACCCCCATGTGGAGGCCGACCGGGCCGCCGGCTGGTCCTTCGAAAGCAGCCGGCCGGTGCGGCGACACCTCTTCCGGGGCGATCACTTCTTCCTCGACGCCCACCGGCACAGCATCGCCACCCTGCTGGCCGGCACCGTGGCCGAGGAGGCCGCCGAGCTGACAGGTCGCGGCCGGCCGGCCGCCGAGTCAGGACGGGCGCTGTGAACGCCGCGAACCCCTACCAGTCCCTACCGGCCCGCTCGTTCTGGCGCTCGGCGGTGGCCGAGCCCGAGATGGCCGACATCGACGAGCTGTGGACGCCGAAGTTCGCGCTCGGGCAGGACGATCCGATCCTGACCGCCGGCTCCTGCTTCGCCCGCCATATCGGCCGGACGCTGCTGGAGCTGGGGATGAACTGGCGCGACGCCGAGCCGGCGCCGCCCGGATTGACCGCCGCGCAGCGATCAGCCCGCCAGTACGGGGTGTTCTCGTTCCGCACCGGCAATATCTACACCGCGGCGACGCTGCGTCAGTGGCTCGGCTGGGCTACCGGCGCGACCGACCCGGGCACCGAGAGCTGGGCCGAGGACGGCCGGCACTTCGATCCGTTCCGCCCGTCCGTGGAGCCGGATGGCTACGACTCGGCCGAGGCGATGCTGGCCGCGCGCGAGGTGACCCTGGCGGCCATCCGGGGCGCCGTGGCCGAGGCGAGCTGCCTGGTCTTCACGTTGGGCCTGACCGAGGCCTGGCATGACCGCGCCACCGGGATGACCTACCCGATGTGCCCCGGCACCGTGCGCGGCGTCTTCGATCCCGAGCGGCACCTGTTCAGCAACCACGGTTTCACTAAGGTGCGGCAGGACATTCTCAGCGCCGTCGAGCTGGCGCACGCGGTCAACCCGGGGTTGCGAGTCCTGCTCACGGTGTCGCCGGT
Coding sequences within:
- a CDS encoding alpha/beta fold hydrolase; protein product: MNTDEHWFTAGTDPAGAMRLFLFPFAGGNANSFLPWQELLGPRLELRVAQLPGRGVRLFDPPLADLDELVARLTRAVTGLADRPFAFFGHSLGALVAFEVARQLRRAGRPAPISLWVSGAESPRTRLVRRRLHTLADADLIAALVDYNGTPAEMLQNQELMQLVLPGVRADFALNERYLYRPEPPLDLPIHLLLGDQDPHVEADRAAGWSFESSRPVRRHLFRGDHFFLDAHRHSIATLLAGTVAEEAAELTGRGRPAAESGRAL
- a CDS encoding GSCFA domain-containing protein; protein product: MNAANPYQSLPARSFWRSAVAEPEMADIDELWTPKFALGQDDPILTAGSCFARHIGRTLLELGMNWRDAEPAPPGLTAAQRSARQYGVFSFRTGNIYTAATLRQWLGWATGATDPGTESWAEDGRHFDPFRPSVEPDGYDSAEAMLAAREVTLAAIRGAVAEASCLVFTLGLTEAWHDRATGMTYPMCPGTVRGVFDPERHLFSNHGFTKVRQDILSAVELAHAVNPGLRVLLTVSPVPLTATATGRHALTANTYSKSVLRVVAGELADEHPDIDYFPAYEIITGIPFRGAFFEPNLRSVTAEGVEFVMRRFTAALSRQAAQQADQRPAGRPESGEGEDLLCDDAVLDYYNAR